The following proteins come from a genomic window of Trifolium pratense cultivar HEN17-A07 linkage group LG4, ARS_RC_1.1, whole genome shotgun sequence:
- the LOC123923384 gene encoding 2-methylpropanoate--CoA ligase CCL4-like, whose product MEHLTKNQANSTPLTPLTFLERASTVYGDSISIIYNNTSFTWSQTHRRCLQLASSLSSIGIKKGHVVSVLSPNTPAMYELHFAVPMSGAILNNLNFRLDHKSLSVLLTHSESKLIFVDIHSLSLTLNALSLFPKNTQIPKLVLINDDTLAPHEIPSPPKNVNIINTYEGLVTEGDPNFKWIRPESEWDPITLNYTSGTTSSPKGVVHCHRATFIVSLDSLIDWSVPVQPVYLWTLPMFHSNGWSYPWGIAAVGGTNICARRVDAPTIYRLIESHGVTHMCAAPVVLNMLSCFNRTEPLKKPVHVLTGGSSPPATILCRAESLGFDICHGYGMTETCGVVVSCAWKTEWNKFPATERARMKVRQGVRKVGVAEVDVVGPTGESVKRDGVTVGEIVVKGACVMLGYLKDEAATWQCMRNNGWFYTGDVGVMHENGYLEIKDRTKDVIISGGENMSSVEVEAVLYMHPAVKEAAVVARPDEFWGETPCAFVSLKDELKENEIPTEKEVNEFCRERLPHFMVPKTVVFKEELPKTSTGKVQKHVLRRVARAMGSLPIPPPLFPSRI is encoded by the coding sequence ATGGAACATTTAACAAAAAACCAAGCAAACTCAACACCACTTACTCCACTCACTTTCTTAGAAAGAGCTTCCACTGTCTACGGTGATTCGATTTCCATTATCTACAATAACACCTCATTCACATGGTCTCAAACCCACCGTAGATGTCTTCAACTAGCTTCATCACTTTCATCCATCGGTATCAAAAAAGGCCACGTGGTTTCCGTTCTCTCTCCCAACACACCCGCAATGTACGAACTTCACTTCGCTGTTCCAATGTCCGGTGCCATTCTCAACAACCTTAATTTCCGTCTCGACCATAAAAGCCTTTCCGTGCTCCTCACCCACAGCGAATCAAAACTCATCTTTGTAGACATTCATTCtctttctctaacactcaaCGCTCTTTCTTTATTCCCCAAAAACACTCAAATCCCAAAGCTAGTCCTTATTAACGACGATACACTCGCACCGCACGAGATTCCTTCACCTCCGAAAAATGTTAACATTATAAACACCTACGAAGGTCTTGTAACAGAAGGTGATCCGAATTTCAAATGGATCCGACCCGAGTCCGAATGGGATCCGATTACGTTAAACTATACTTCTGGAACGACGTCGTCTCCGAAAGGTGTAGTGCATTGTCACAGAGCAACGTTTATCGTTTCGCTCGATTCACTCATTGATTGGTCCGTTCCGGTTCAACCGGTTTATCTCTGGACGTTACCGATGTTCCATTCTAACGGGTGGAGTTACCCGTGGGGGATTGCTGCCGTCGGAGGAACAAATATTTGTGCGCGTAGAGTCGACGCGCCGACGATCTACCGTTTAATTGAATCTCACGGTGTAACACACATGTGTGCTGCTCCGGTTGTGCTTAACATGCTTTCATGTTTCAACAGAACTGAACCGTTGAAAAAACCGGTTCATGTTCTCACCGGAGGTTCGTCGCCTCCGGCGACGATTCTCTGTCGTGCCGAGTCGTTAGGTTTTGATATTTGCCATGGATATGGTATGACGGAGACGTGCGGTGTAGTCGTGTCGTGTGCGTGGAAAACGGAATGGAATAAGTTTCCGGCGACGGAACGGGCGAGGATGAAGGTGAGGCAAGGTGTGAGGAAGGTGGGAGTGGCGGAGGTTGATGTTGTGGGACCCACCGGAGAAAGTGTTAAGCGTGATGGTGTAACTGTTGGTGAGATAGTTGTAAAAGGTGCATGTGTAATGCTTGGTTATTTGAAAGATGAGGCTGCCACGTGGCAGTGCATGAGAAATAATGGTTGGTTTTACACTGGCGATGTTGGTGTTATGCATGAGAATGGGTATTTGGAGATTAAGGATAGGACAAAGGATGTGATTATAAGTGGTGGAGAGAATATGAGTAGTGTGGAGGTTGAGGCGGTTTTGTATATGCATCCGGCAGTTAAGGAGGCGGCCGTGGTGGCAAGACCGGATGAATTTTGGGGTGAGACGCCGTGTGCGTTTGTGAGTTTGAAGGATGAGTTGAAGGAGAATGAAATTCCGACTGAGAAAGAGGTTAATGAATTTTGTAGGGAGAGGTTGCCGCATTTTATGGTCCCGAAGACGGTTGTTTTTAAGGAGGAGCTGCCAAAGACTTCAACGGGGAAGGTACAGAAGCATGTACTTAGAAGGGTTGCTAGAGCTATGGGGTCCTTGCCCATACCACCACCACTGTTTCCTAGTCGCATTTGA